The genomic segment GCCCGCAAAACAAGCCAAGCGAAGCGCTGGCGTAAAGAAAAAGTTTCGTCAAACGAAGTGACGACGAAACTAAAAAAGCGAAACCGCGCAAGATGACGAAATGAACAACCCGAAATCGCCGAGCCGAAGGCAAGGCGAATGCCCACAAAACAAGCCAAGCGAAGCGCTGGCGTAAAGAAAAAATTTCGTCAAGCGAAGCGATGACGAAACAAAAAAGCGAAACCGCGCAAGATGACAAAATGAACAACCCGAAATCGCCGAGCCGAAGGCAAGGCGAATTCCGCAAACAAGCCAAGCGAAGCGCTGGCGTAGAGAAAAAGTTTCGTCAAGCGAAGCGATGACGAAACAAAAAAAAGCGCCGAGCCGAAAAGGCGAGGCGCAAAATTCTGCGGTTAGCAGTTACAGTAATTTGGCTTAGAGGCGAGCAAGACTAGGCGCGTGCCCCGCAGAACATACTCACGTATGTCAAGGGGCGCGCAACGACGTATTGCGAAGCCTATAAGACAAATTACTTGAGAGTGCTGACTTGGACGTCCCAACTCTGTCCGTTCAAAGCCACACGATACGTATTCGTACCTTGGACTTTCATGCCTGCCGTATTGACGGCAGCAGCAGCCGGTTTTGCAGCGGCAGCCGGAGCAGCGTTCGGGTCTTTTTTCGGAACGCCGATATGACGATTTCCCTTGAGGAAGTCGATACCCTTGTTTCCGCCCTTCGTTTGGAGGCAGCCGGTGATGAAGATATTTTCATCGTTCACCGGAAGGTTATTTTCTTCCAAAAGTTTCTTCGCTTTCGGAATGCCCGGTTCGAGAATTTCTGCAGCGCACTTGACGCCCGGATAAGCTTCAGCAAACGGCTTCTTCTTCATCTGGTCTGCAGCGATCTTCACGAGTTCTGCATCCGGTTCGCACGGAGTCTTTCCGAGATAGCCGAGAATCATGTTGCCATAACCTTCGGTCATCTTATGCCACGTATCCAAGCCCTTCGACTTGTTCACGGTATTCACATAAGCTTGCTGGAAGTAGTACTGCGAAACCGGCGTCACCGACGAAGCAAAACCACCACGACGAACGCATTCGCTCATATTCGCAATCACCTGCGGATACAAGTGGAAAGTCTTCGTTTCGCGCATCATAAGAGTGTTTGCGGTCAAAGCACCCCCCGGCATCGGGGAGAAGATAACTTCCGAAGAAGTCTGGAGAGCTTCTGGCGGGAAGTTGTAATCCTTCAAGCATTCCACAGCCACATTGTTCGCTTCCATGAGCTTAGGAATTGCATTGTCATCAACAATACCATCTTCGCCGAGAGCAAGCGCGTAATCTGTACCCTTGAGCGCATGATACATGCTGAAAAGATCCGGCTGAGAAGTTCCACCCGAAAGCGGTTTACGAGCGAGGTCAATACCATCAGCACCGCCTTCAATAGCTGCGACATATTGACGAAGACCCGTTCCACAAGTTTCGTGCGAGTGAATGCGAAGTTCCACTTTATCGCCGAGGAGTTTGCGGGCACGCTTAAAGGTTTCGTAAACTTTCATCGGGTTTGCGGTACCCGAAGCATCCTTAAAGCAAACAGAAGCAAACGGAACGCCTGCGTCCAAAATGCTCTTCAAAACTTTTTCATAGAAATCCGGATCGTGTGCGCCTTTGCAACCGAGCGGAAGTTCCATCATCGTCACCACGACTTCGTGTTCCAAACCTGCATCGGTAATGCACTTACCCGAATAAATGAGGTTGTTCACATCGTTCAACGCGTCGAAGTTACGAATGCGGGTCATGCCGTGCTTCTTAAACATCTTTGCGTGGAGATCGATCATATCATACGGCTGCGGAGCGAGAGCCACCACGTTAATGCCGCGGGCAAGAGTCTGCAAACGAGCCTTCGGGCCGACAGTCTTGCGGAAAGTATCCATCATATCAAATGCGTCTTCACCGCAGTTTTGGTAAAGAGCTTGGAAACGAGCACCGCCACCTGCT from the Hallerella porci genome contains:
- a CDS encoding biotin attachment protein, encoding MKKILFQDTSFRDGFQSIFGARVFMKDFMPAVEAAAAAGITHFEAGGGARFQALYQNCGEDAFDMMDTFRKTVGPKARLQTLARGINVVALAPQPYDMIDLHAKMFKKHGMTRIRNFDALNDVNNLIYSGKCITDAGLEHEVVVTMMELPLGCKGAHDPDFYEKVLKSILDAGVPFASVCFKDASGTANPMKVYETFKRARKLLGDKVELRIHSHETCGTGLRQYVAAIEGGADGIDLARKPLSGGTSQPDLFSMYHALKGTDYALALGEDGIVDDNAIPKLMEANNVAVECLKDYNFPPEALQTSSEVIFSPMPGGALTANTLMMRETKTFHLYPQVIANMSECVRRGGFASSVTPVSQYYFQQAYVNTVNKSKGLDTWHKMTEGYGNMILGYLGKTPCEPDAELVKIAADQMKKKPFAEAYPGVKCAAEILEPGIPKAKKLLEENNLPVNDENIFITGCLQTKGGNKGIDFLKGNRHIGVPKKDPNAAPAAAAKPAAAAVNTAGMKVQGTNTYRVALNGQSWDVQVSTLK